In one window of Acidobacteriota bacterium DNA:
- a CDS encoding redoxin domain-containing protein — MKKFVFFLLALGLIFGSTQLASAQKTTELKGTVVSASQKPLTKAHVRLFSLVDLKKPLAEVQVSSDGSFKLPAPGTGWFTVECTGVDHKRLLFTLLVDQPQPITVSVKLKTNQYVDDYSKLKVITDLDNFSPKGAKSLEKQADGTYAVEFETTKDKVAYQIAGLETQGGTINGTNSDEFEYDGDGDYRSVVKAQNGKVHIVFDPTKLNRLAEPASVVFADKSSSAGKIGELYAGSKRREEAFQTAFQAKIKTKPDIKEMQAFFKAYDESDVLPGLVQSIESEKNASVRQYAMITYLIVKSEKKDKAIAQKALEEIPVSSDLWASNPFLMMTAIDLAGWKDRKEQYIQAIVEKGASSNFKATALFSGLSEADETENEPLIRHYYDRLMKDFGDTQMAQMAKMRFNPDRKVKAGQLLPAFQVKDIENQQVSYSNNSIKGKIYLIDFWAVWCGPCVGEMENLHKAYDKFKGNNFEILSLSFDQKPEDVKKFREEKWKMPWKHAFIEGNFQSELAKLFEVNGIPKPILVDENGKIIAIEGKLRGETLEQTLGKVFADRQNAPK; from the coding sequence GTGAAAAAATTCGTATTTTTTCTTCTCGCGCTTGGACTGATTTTCGGTTCAACCCAACTGGCATCAGCCCAAAAAACAACGGAACTCAAAGGAACCGTCGTGAGTGCCAGCCAGAAACCATTGACCAAAGCCCATGTTCGCTTATTTTCCCTGGTTGATTTGAAAAAACCCCTGGCTGAAGTCCAGGTTTCCAGCGATGGCAGTTTCAAGTTGCCAGCGCCTGGCACTGGCTGGTTCACTGTCGAATGCACCGGCGTTGATCATAAACGCCTTCTGTTCACGCTGCTGGTTGATCAACCTCAGCCAATTACGGTTTCGGTGAAGCTTAAAACCAATCAGTATGTTGACGACTACTCCAAACTCAAGGTGATTACCGATTTGGACAATTTCTCACCCAAGGGTGCCAAATCACTCGAAAAGCAAGCCGATGGGACCTATGCCGTCGAATTTGAAACAACAAAAGACAAAGTTGCTTACCAGATTGCTGGATTGGAAACCCAGGGGGGGACCATCAACGGCACCAACTCTGACGAATTTGAATATGACGGAGATGGTGATTACCGGTCAGTGGTCAAAGCCCAAAATGGAAAAGTCCATATTGTCTTTGATCCAACCAAACTAAACCGCCTGGCGGAACCAGCCTCAGTTGTGTTTGCAGATAAATCGTCCTCGGCTGGCAAAATTGGCGAGTTGTATGCCGGATCCAAACGGCGGGAGGAAGCATTTCAGACAGCCTTCCAGGCTAAAATCAAAACCAAACCTGACATCAAAGAGATGCAAGCCTTTTTCAAAGCCTATGATGAATCTGACGTCCTACCGGGTCTGGTACAGAGTATCGAATCTGAAAAAAATGCATCGGTTCGTCAATATGCCATGATCACGTACTTGATTGTAAAATCAGAGAAAAAAGATAAGGCCATTGCCCAAAAAGCCCTGGAAGAAATTCCGGTAAGTTCTGATCTATGGGCCAGCAATCCATTTCTGATGATGACTGCGATTGACCTGGCTGGCTGGAAAGACCGCAAAGAACAATACATCCAGGCAATTGTGGAAAAGGGTGCCAGTTCTAACTTTAAGGCCACGGCTCTGTTTTCGGGCCTCTCTGAGGCGGATGAAACCGAAAATGAACCGCTGATTCGTCACTATTATGACCGACTTATGAAAGATTTTGGCGATACCCAAATGGCTCAAATGGCCAAAATGCGGTTCAACCCGGATCGAAAAGTCAAAGCCGGTCAACTGTTACCAGCATTTCAGGTCAAAGACATCGAAAATCAGCAGGTGTCTTACTCAAACAATTCCATCAAAGGCAAAATTTACCTGATTGATTTTTGGGCTGTCTGGTGCGGCCCCTGTGTTGGAGAAATGGAAAACCTGCACAAAGCCTATGACAAATTCAAAGGGAATAACTTTGAAATCCTGAGCCTTTCCTTTGATCAGAAACCAGAGGACGTCAAAAAATTCCGTGAAGAAAAATGGAAAATGCCCTGGAAACACGCTTTTATCGAGGGCAACTTCCAAAGCGAGTTAGCCAAATTGTTTGAAGTCAACGGGATCCCAAAACCAATCCTGGTTGATGAAAATGGCAAAATCATTGCAATTGAAGGCAAACTCCGGGGTGAAACACTTGAACAGACGTTAGGCAAAGTCTTTGCTGACCGACAGAATGCTCCGAAGTAG
- the glmS gene encoding glutamine--fructose-6-phosphate transaminase (isomerizing), translated as MCGIVGYVGEKHVVPVLMDGLRKLEYRGYDSAGIAVVDHGNLFVRRAPGKLRNLETNLKLQPIDGTYGVGHTRWATHGRPSEQNAHPHRDASGRIVVVHNGVIENHAQLKQQLLSDGHVFVTQTDTEVIAHLIGKLRDQSESLEEAVRQAVAEFQGIYAIAVMSADEPDKIVTARLGPPIVIGLGNNEYFIASDIPAILEHTRDMFFLADQEMAVLTRSGVLVTDFEGIPQSPNIHRIMWDAHMVEKGGFRHFMLKEIYEQPRSIRDTLLGRVSVEEGHVYLDNIDFRPSEWRNFSSIKIAACGTSWHAAMVGKYFIEELARVPVEVDYASEFRYRDPLLDQTTLTIVVTQSGETADTVAALREAKSKNSRVIAVCNVLGSMATREADATILTQAGPEISVASTKAFTSQVTALYLLALYLAQERGTLDQDALRFHIEQLLQLPMKMESVLNLDTQIDELGKVIFRSQDFLYLGRGIFFPIALEGALKLKEISYIHAEGYPAGEMKHGPNALIDDRLPVVFITPYEPGSRASELRYEKTLSNMQEVKAREGILIAIVTEGDSHAAELADYVIEIPAACDGSGFGVRGSGFGVRGSGFGVRGSGFGVRGSGFGVFEFMSFLSFMSF; from the coding sequence ATGTGTGGAATCGTGGGATATGTTGGTGAAAAGCATGTCGTTCCAGTGTTAATGGATGGCCTCAGAAAACTTGAATATCGTGGATATGATTCAGCAGGAATTGCCGTGGTTGATCACGGAAACCTGTTTGTCCGACGTGCTCCGGGAAAACTCAGAAACCTCGAAACCAACCTGAAATTACAACCCATTGATGGCACCTATGGCGTGGGACATACCCGATGGGCAACCCATGGCCGACCATCGGAACAAAATGCCCATCCACACCGCGATGCGAGCGGTCGAATTGTGGTGGTTCACAATGGCGTGATTGAAAATCATGCCCAATTAAAACAACAACTCCTCAGTGATGGGCACGTGTTTGTAACACAGACTGACACTGAAGTGATTGCCCACTTGATCGGGAAACTCCGTGATCAATCCGAATCCCTGGAAGAAGCCGTGCGCCAGGCGGTGGCTGAATTTCAAGGCATTTATGCCATTGCGGTGATGTCGGCTGACGAGCCTGACAAAATTGTAACCGCCCGGCTTGGCCCACCGATTGTCATTGGTTTGGGAAACAACGAATATTTCATCGCGTCCGACATACCCGCGATTTTGGAACATACCCGCGATATGTTTTTTCTGGCGGACCAGGAAATGGCGGTTTTGACCCGCTCTGGCGTTCTGGTGACCGATTTTGAAGGCATCCCGCAGTCCCCCAATATCCACCGGATTATGTGGGACGCTCACATGGTTGAAAAAGGCGGGTTCCGTCATTTCATGCTCAAGGAAATTTATGAGCAGCCACGGTCCATCCGCGACACATTACTCGGGCGGGTATCAGTTGAAGAAGGCCATGTTTATCTTGATAACATTGATTTTCGCCCCAGTGAGTGGCGGAACTTTTCCAGTATCAAAATCGCGGCCTGTGGCACGAGCTGGCACGCGGCGATGGTGGGTAAGTATTTCATCGAAGAACTCGCTCGTGTTCCAGTCGAAGTTGATTACGCCAGCGAGTTTCGCTATCGGGATCCGTTGCTTGACCAGACAACTTTGACGATTGTCGTGACCCAGTCCGGTGAAACGGCTGATACGGTGGCTGCGCTCCGCGAGGCCAAATCCAAAAACAGTCGCGTGATTGCCGTGTGTAACGTCCTTGGGTCAATGGCAACCCGCGAAGCTGACGCCACGATTTTGACTCAGGCAGGACCTGAAATCTCAGTTGCCTCCACCAAGGCATTTACTTCGCAAGTGACCGCTCTGTATTTACTGGCACTCTATTTGGCCCAGGAACGCGGCACGCTCGACCAGGATGCCCTCCGATTCCATATTGAACAATTACTCCAGTTGCCGATGAAAATGGAATCGGTCCTTAACCTGGACACCCAGATTGATGAATTGGGCAAAGTCATTTTCCGAAGCCAGGATTTTTTGTATCTGGGACGTGGAATCTTTTTTCCAATTGCCCTGGAAGGCGCTTTGAAGCTCAAGGAAATTAGCTACATCCACGCCGAAGGCTACCCGGCAGGAGAAATGAAACACGGCCCCAATGCCTTGATTGACGACCGGTTGCCGGTGGTGTTTATCACCCCCTATGAACCAGGTTCCCGTGCATCTGAATTGCGGTATGAAAAAACCCTGTCAAATATGCAGGAAGTGAAAGCACGCGAAGGAATTCTCATTGCCATAGTCACCGAAGGTGATTCACACGCCGCAGAGCTGGCTGATTATGTGATTGAAATTCCGGCGGCCTGTGACGGTTCGGGGTTCGGGGTTCGGGGTTCGGGGTTCGGGGTTCGGGGTTCGGGGTTCGGGGTTCGGGGTTCGGGGTTCGGGGTTCGGGGTTCGGGGTTCGGGGTTTTCGAATTTATGTCCTTTTTGTCCTTTATGTCCTTTTAG
- a CDS encoding M1 family metallopeptidase, with protein sequence MAIYLSFTTDNRLLKSRAHNDNGRNKVLRKVRVFVLAALFLCVSGPGWAQSKSNPVDKFRQLEEILPTPNEYRTASGAPGHRYWQQRADYTIKVELDDTNQRLSGTETITYTNNSPDPLNYLWLQLDQNIFAKGSDAGLTRSPKIDEREPFNTLERLLTAQNFDGKCNITSVKDIRGTNLPFTVVKTMMRVDLKTPLKSGDSFTFSVDWNHNINNQRLLGGRGGYEFFPKDGNYLYEIAQWFPRMAAYNDVSGWQHKQYLGAGEFTLEFGNYKVSITVPDDHVVAATGVLQNPLDVLTKAQRDRWEQAKTAKSPVFIVTPDEAKANESNKPKGKKTWVFAAENVRDFAFASSRKFVWDAQQHTVEGNKVMAMSFYPKEGMPLWDKYSTQAIIHTLNVYSRYSFGYPYPTAISVNGPVGGMEYPMICFNGPRPEEDGTYSKMTKYGLISVVIHEVGHNFFPMIVNSDERQWTWMDEGLNTFLQYLSQQEWEDNYPVGRGEPFTIIDYMTSSEQVPIMTNSESLLQFGNNAYAKPATALNILRETVLGRELFDFAFREYSRRWKFKRPMPADFFRTMEDASGVDLDWFWRGWFYTTDHTDISIENVKWMTVNTQNPDVEKPLRKQERESQPETLSKTRNKALPKRVDQIPSLKDFYNEYDDLKITDRDRKEYAELVKMLSDREKELLNSGYNFYQVEFKNIGGLVMPVILQIDYMDGTSEELRLPAEIWRYNNTTTYKLILTKKEIKSLTLDPHLETADADLTNNYFPPRPVKSRFELFKEKRERPNPMRIEMLERKQGNGTDDPKKPAEPAKTPEAPPKGK encoded by the coding sequence ATGGCAATCTATCTATCTTTTACCACAGATAACCGTCTGCTCAAATCGCGCGCACATAACGATAATGGGAGGAACAAGGTTTTGCGAAAGGTACGTGTGTTTGTACTGGCTGCTCTCTTTCTGTGTGTCTCAGGACCAGGCTGGGCACAATCCAAATCAAATCCGGTTGATAAATTCCGCCAGCTCGAAGAAATTCTGCCAACCCCCAATGAATACCGAACGGCTTCGGGGGCACCCGGCCACCGGTACTGGCAGCAACGGGCGGATTACACGATCAAGGTCGAATTGGACGACACCAATCAGCGCCTCAGCGGGACGGAGACCATCACCTACACCAATAACTCACCTGATCCGTTGAACTATCTCTGGTTGCAACTCGATCAAAACATTTTTGCCAAAGGGTCGGACGCGGGCCTGACCCGCTCACCCAAAATAGACGAACGCGAGCCATTCAACACGCTTGAACGGCTGCTCACGGCTCAGAACTTCGATGGAAAATGCAACATTACGTCCGTCAAAGATATTCGCGGCACAAACCTGCCGTTTACGGTCGTGAAAACCATGATGCGGGTTGACTTAAAGACGCCGCTCAAATCGGGTGATTCATTCACATTTTCAGTGGATTGGAATCACAACATCAATAACCAGAGGCTGTTAGGCGGACGCGGCGGATACGAGTTCTTTCCGAAAGATGGAAATTATCTCTATGAAATCGCCCAGTGGTTCCCGCGCATGGCTGCCTATAACGATGTTTCCGGCTGGCAGCACAAGCAATATCTCGGAGCGGGCGAATTTACGCTGGAATTTGGAAACTACAAAGTCAGCATCACCGTGCCCGATGACCACGTCGTGGCGGCAACGGGTGTGCTCCAAAACCCGCTGGACGTCCTGACCAAAGCCCAACGCGACCGGTGGGAACAGGCCAAAACTGCGAAATCCCCGGTGTTTATCGTCACACCTGACGAAGCCAAAGCCAACGAATCCAACAAACCCAAAGGCAAGAAGACCTGGGTGTTTGCGGCGGAAAACGTGCGTGATTTTGCCTTTGCCTCTTCGCGAAAATTTGTCTGGGATGCCCAGCAACATACGGTCGAAGGCAATAAAGTGATGGCGATGTCTTTTTATCCGAAAGAAGGCATGCCGCTGTGGGATAAATATTCGACCCAGGCGATTATCCACACGCTCAATGTGTATTCGCGATATTCGTTTGGCTATCCGTATCCAACCGCGATTTCGGTCAATGGTCCAGTGGGCGGGATGGAATATCCGATGATTTGCTTTAATGGCCCACGTCCCGAAGAAGACGGCACCTATTCCAAGATGACCAAATATGGGCTGATTTCAGTCGTCATCCACGAAGTCGGGCACAACTTCTTTCCAATGATTGTCAATTCCGACGAACGCCAGTGGACCTGGATGGACGAAGGACTCAACACCTTCCTGCAGTATCTGTCCCAGCAGGAATGGGAAGACAATTATCCAGTTGGCCGTGGCGAACCCTTTACGATCATTGATTATATGACCAGTTCGGAACAGGTTCCGATTATGACCAATTCGGAATCGCTGCTCCAGTTTGGCAACAATGCCTACGCCAAACCCGCCACGGCGCTCAACATCCTGCGGGAAACAGTGCTTGGGCGCGAACTCTTTGACTTTGCGTTTCGCGAATATTCACGTCGTTGGAAATTTAAGCGACCAATGCCGGCTGATTTCTTCCGCACGATGGAAGATGCCTCAGGTGTTGACCTTGACTGGTTCTGGCGTGGATGGTTTTACACCACGGATCACACCGATATTTCCATTGAAAATGTCAAATGGATGACCGTCAACACCCAGAATCCAGACGTCGAAAAACCACTCCGTAAACAGGAACGCGAAAGCCAGCCTGAAACCCTCTCCAAAACGCGCAACAAGGCGTTACCCAAACGGGTTGATCAAATTCCATCGCTCAAAGACTTTTACAATGAATATGATGACCTGAAAATCACCGACCGGGACCGCAAAGAATACGCCGAGCTGGTCAAAATGCTTTCGGACCGCGAAAAGGAACTGCTCAACTCCGGGTATAATTTCTATCAGGTCGAATTTAAGAATATTGGCGGGTTGGTAATGCCAGTGATTCTCCAGATTGACTATATGGATGGGACCAGCGAAGAACTCCGCCTCCCAGCCGAAATCTGGCGCTATAACAACACAACGACCTACAAATTGATTCTGACGAAGAAGGAAATCAAATCGCTGACGCTTGATCCACACCTGGAAACAGCCGATGCCGATTTGACCAACAACTATTTCCCTCCGCGACCAGTGAAATCACGCTTTGAATTGTTTAAGGAAAAGCGTGAACGGCCCAACCCGATGCGGATTGAAATGCTGGAACGCAAACAGGGGAACGGGACCGATGATCCCAAGAAACCTGCCGAGCCAGCCAAAACTCCCGAGGCACCGCCGAAGGGGAAGTAA
- a CDS encoding DegT/DnrJ/EryC1/StrS family aminotransferase codes for MSRIYLSVPTMGGRELQYIQEAFDTNWISTVGPNITAFEADFSDRIGQSCVALSSGTAALQLGLRLLGVGPGDEVFCPTLTFVATANPVLYLGAKPVFLDSETRSWNLDPQILSEALGERAKINRLPKAVIVVHLFGQSADMDPIVEMCHKYDVPVLEDAAEAVGTLYRGKPAGTFGDVAAFSFNGNKIMTTSGGGMLTAKDPALVDKARFWSTQARDAGIAYEHSEMGYNFRMSNILAGIGRGQLEIVDELIDRRRQVAFRYQRAFQDLPGIEFMPQAEYGFHTNWLSCFLIDEDQFGCSRDEVIDVLAREDIESRPIWKPMHLQPLYARAERFGGDVAERLFRRGICLPSSPNLTFEDQQRVIEIIKRAAHKQMQQPVGNNTLEVVYF; via the coding sequence ATGTCCCGCATTTATCTTTCCGTTCCAACCATGGGTGGTCGTGAACTCCAATACATTCAGGAAGCTTTTGACACAAACTGGATCTCAACCGTCGGCCCAAATATCACCGCCTTTGAAGCTGATTTCTCCGACCGGATCGGGCAATCGTGCGTTGCACTCTCCAGCGGAACCGCTGCGCTTCAATTAGGTTTACGGCTGCTTGGTGTTGGGCCCGGGGACGAGGTTTTTTGTCCCACTTTGACCTTTGTGGCCACAGCCAATCCCGTGCTGTACCTCGGTGCCAAACCAGTTTTTTTGGACAGTGAAACCCGAAGCTGGAATTTAGATCCACAGATACTCTCAGAGGCCCTTGGTGAACGAGCTAAAATCAACCGCCTGCCCAAAGCCGTCATTGTGGTCCATCTGTTTGGGCAGTCAGCCGATATGGATCCAATTGTGGAGATGTGTCATAAATATGACGTTCCCGTTTTAGAGGATGCGGCTGAGGCAGTTGGAACGCTCTACCGGGGAAAACCTGCCGGAACCTTCGGAGATGTTGCGGCATTTTCCTTTAATGGAAACAAAATTATGACCACCAGCGGCGGGGGAATGCTCACCGCCAAAGATCCTGCCCTGGTTGACAAAGCCCGGTTTTGGTCAACTCAAGCCCGTGATGCGGGGATTGCGTATGAACATTCCGAGATGGGCTACAATTTTCGAATGAGCAACATTTTGGCCGGTATTGGTCGCGGACAGTTAGAGATTGTTGATGAATTAATTGACCGGCGACGCCAGGTGGCTTTTCGATACCAGCGCGCCTTTCAGGATTTACCCGGAATTGAATTCATGCCTCAGGCTGAATATGGGTTTCATACCAACTGGCTCAGTTGTTTTTTGATTGACGAAGACCAGTTTGGATGTAGTCGGGATGAAGTCATTGACGTGCTGGCGCGTGAAGATATTGAGTCTCGCCCAATCTGGAAGCCGATGCACCTCCAACCACTCTATGCCCGGGCCGAACGCTTTGGCGGTGACGTCGCCGAACGCCTGTTTCGTCGCGGGATTTGTCTGCCTAGTTCGCCCAATTTGACGTTTGAAGACCAGCAGCGAGTCATTGAAATTATCAAACGTGCGGCACATAAGCAGATGCAGCAGCCGGTTGGAAACAACACGCTCGAAGTCGTTTATTTTTGA
- a CDS encoding sugar transferase yields the protein MNQELIKQTTKRGFDVVLAGTALVVLSPLLLGLACLIRYKLGGPVLFRQHRPGLSGKPFELMKFRTMTSVCNQNGELLPDELRLTKFGQWLRSTSLDELPELINVFKGDMSLVGPRPLLMEYLPLYTAEQNQRHLVQPGITGWAQINGRNLLSWEAKFDLDVWYVKHWSIWLDLRIIFLTLVKVVRREGISQPGNATATVFRGSSQVDVLQ from the coding sequence ATGAACCAGGAATTGATCAAACAAACCACAAAACGAGGGTTTGATGTCGTACTGGCGGGTACAGCGTTGGTGGTGTTATCTCCACTTCTACTCGGCCTGGCCTGCCTCATTCGATATAAACTCGGCGGGCCGGTTCTTTTTCGCCAGCACCGACCGGGTCTGAGTGGCAAACCATTTGAACTGATGAAATTTCGAACCATGACCAGTGTTTGTAACCAAAATGGCGAATTATTGCCAGATGAACTCCGACTGACGAAATTCGGACAGTGGCTGCGCAGCACCAGTCTTGATGAATTACCCGAGTTGATCAATGTCTTCAAAGGGGACATGAGTCTGGTTGGCCCGCGACCATTGTTGATGGAGTACCTTCCACTCTATACCGCAGAACAAAACCAGCGGCATCTTGTCCAGCCAGGAATTACCGGTTGGGCTCAAATCAATGGCCGCAACCTGCTTTCCTGGGAAGCCAAATTTGATCTCGATGTCTGGTATGTCAAACACTGGTCCATCTGGCTCGACCTGCGAATCATTTTTCTGACGCTGGTCAAAGTTGTCAGACGTGAAGGAATCAGCCAGCCAGGAAATGCAACTGCCACGGTTTTTCGCGGAAGTTCTCAGGTGGATGTACTTCAGTAA